Within Oscillospiraceae bacterium, the genomic segment GCAACTTCAAGCAATTTCTTGCTAACTCTTGCTTGAACGTCAATGTAATATGCGGTTTCAGCTGCGTTCATATCTTCATTTTCCCACTTTTCAAAATCTTCTACAAAATCTGCGTATTTGCTCATAAAATCAGCATAGTCAGTGAGAAGACTTAAATCACTGGGATTAGCTTGATATTTCTTCATAAATACAACATAATCATTCATAAATTTTTCGTAACTATCCATTGCAGCCTTGAAATCAGAGCTTCCTCCGTTCTTTTCTTTTTCTGTAGTATCCGATTTAGATGCCTCAGTAGAAGAATTTGCGGAAGACGTTGTGCTGTTGCTATTTTCTTTTTGGCTCGGAGCAACAGAGATGTCATTGTCAACAATGTTCTCACTACCACAAGCTGTTACAGAAAAAACTGTAATAACCAATAGCAATACTAATAATATTTTTTTCATAATACATACCTCCTAAAGTACGTCATATATTAATTTATTGATATTATACTCAATTTTTGAGTAATTGTCAATACTCAATTTATGAGTATGATAATATAAATAATATAGGAGGGTTCTTGATGAATTATCGTGAACGAATGCGTGCCTTAAGAGAGGATAAAGACTTAACACAGACACAAGTTGCAAAAATAATTAACAAATCACAGCAAGGCTATAATCATATTGAAATAGGCAGAGCTGAACTTAAAATTGAAGATTTAATTAAACTATGTGATTTTTATAAAGTGTCCGCTGATTATTTTATAGGTAGAAAAGAAAAATAGCACCTGATTCCGTTTTGGAAAAGGGTGCTATTTCTGTATCCTTTATTTTTTAAAACAACAAAATTAAAAGTGCTTTTATTTACTTTTTGACTAATTATAGTTTTAACTTATCGTGAATTTGCTTTAGTGATAACACCGATGCATAATATACCTAAAATAAGAGTTATAACAAGCTCGGGACCCATATAAGTTACATTATATATAAAAGAATATGTCCAGGCACCGTGGCTGTTGACAACGTCGTGAATGTAGCCGGGGTCGGGATACCATTCTTTAGTAAGCTCATACCAGACAACTGCACCGGAAACAAGATGGCATAAAAATCTCAAAACAACAGAGATTGTAAGCCCTGCACCGAAACGTAGTGAGGTTTGAGCAATGG encodes:
- a CDS encoding helix-turn-helix transcriptional regulator, with protein sequence MNYRERMRALREDKDLTQTQVAKIINKSQQGYNHIEIGRAELKIEDLIKLCDFYKVSADYFIGRKEK